Proteins from a single region of Chloroherpeton thalassium ATCC 35110:
- a CDS encoding AlbA family DNA-binding domain-containing protein — protein MYTDAELLRLVERGENVQIEFKRLVHSPEKIAKSMVAFANTAGGVILIGVDDDKRIVGIESEKETIEIIDEAAHEFVAPKINYVTDVVEFRARDVLMVTVEESERKPHFHISYPRHSDTLKRKKEKKVYIRKDSHNVAATREEVHLMEDEEKPLIISYGENEQLLFRYLDTYHRITLKEFSKLVNISTKRASIILISLVRAGVIHLHNEGKQNYYTLAAS, from the coding sequence ATGTATACAGATGCTGAGCTGCTCCGTTTAGTGGAACGAGGTGAAAATGTGCAGATTGAGTTTAAGCGGCTGGTTCATTCTCCCGAGAAAATTGCAAAGTCGATGGTGGCTTTTGCAAACACAGCCGGCGGCGTCATTTTAATTGGTGTTGATGATGACAAGCGCATTGTCGGCATAGAAAGCGAGAAAGAAACCATTGAAATTATTGATGAGGCGGCGCACGAGTTTGTAGCGCCTAAAATCAACTATGTCACCGATGTAGTGGAATTTCGAGCTCGCGACGTGCTTATGGTCACTGTTGAAGAAAGTGAGCGAAAACCGCATTTTCACATCTCATATCCGCGCCATTCAGACACACTCAAGAGAAAAAAAGAAAAAAAAGTCTATATCAGAAAAGATAGCCACAATGTGGCGGCAACCCGAGAAGAAGTTCATCTGATGGAAGACGAAGAAAAACCGCTGATTATTTCTTACGGTGAAAATGAGCAATTGCTTTTTCGATATCTCGATACTTACCATCGCATTACGCTGAAAGAATTCAGCAAGCTGGTGAATATCTCCACCAAGCGCGCATCGATCATTTTAATTTCGCTGGTGCGTGCTGGCGTAATTCATCTTCATAATGAAGGCAAACAAAATTACTATACGCTTGCCGCTTCATGA
- the ribB gene encoding 3,4-dihydroxy-2-butanone-4-phosphate synthase, with the protein MNPLLEKKFGDEFTRVENALTALRSGKGILVSDSPDRENEADLIFSAEFLTETQMAMLIRECSGIVCLCLTTEKVQALALPMMVSENTSGFQTAFTVSIEAKTGVKTGVSAADRVRTVKTAIAADAKPEELARPGHVFPLRARTGGVLERPGHTEATVDLMRLAGLSPYGVLCELTNPDGTMANLDEAIAFAEKHDFPVLTVEDVINYRLEKEREKSASPALFSVFEN; encoded by the coding sequence ATGAATCCATTACTCGAAAAAAAATTCGGCGACGAATTTACCCGCGTTGAAAACGCATTAACGGCTTTGCGAAGCGGCAAAGGCATTTTGGTGAGCGATTCGCCAGATCGCGAAAACGAAGCTGACTTAATCTTTTCAGCAGAATTTCTAACAGAAACCCAAATGGCCATGCTGATTCGCGAATGTAGCGGCATTGTTTGTTTGTGTTTAACCACTGAAAAAGTTCAGGCTTTAGCGCTGCCCATGATGGTTTCGGAAAATACGAGCGGATTTCAAACCGCCTTCACGGTTTCCATCGAGGCCAAAACGGGCGTAAAAACCGGCGTTTCGGCTGCAGATCGTGTTCGCACCGTCAAAACGGCCATTGCCGCCGACGCAAAGCCTGAGGAGTTGGCGCGTCCCGGTCATGTGTTTCCATTGCGAGCAAGAACGGGTGGCGTGTTGGAGCGCCCTGGACATACGGAAGCCACAGTTGATCTGATGCGGCTTGCCGGCCTAAGTCCTTATGGTGTGCTTTGCGAACTCACCAATCCAGATGGAACAATGGCAAATTTAGACGAAGCCATTGCTTTTGCAGAAAAGCATGATTTTCCGGTGCTGACCGTCGAAGATGTTATCAATTATCGCTTGGAAAAAGAACGGGAGAAAAGTGCTTCGCCGGCTTTGTTTAGTGTGTTTGAGAACTAA
- a CDS encoding c-type cytochrome: protein MARLFMALSLCVVMLSACGKKAEETHEAAKTEEAAKPAEAGITKEALAANYNLEKGKEVYEATCQMCHNTGISNAPVVGTKDAWTERTKQGMETMIKKSIEGYQGESGQMPAKGGNAELTDEQVGNAVAYMVEASI from the coding sequence ATGGCAAGATTATTCATGGCTTTAAGCCTCTGTGTTGTTATGCTTTCTGCATGTGGCAAAAAAGCTGAAGAGACTCACGAAGCCGCAAAAACTGAGGAAGCTGCAAAACCGGCTGAAGCTGGCATTACAAAAGAAGCACTCGCTGCAAACTACAACCTTGAAAAAGGAAAAGAAGTTTATGAAGCAACTTGCCAAATGTGCCATAACACTGGGATTTCAAACGCGCCAGTTGTTGGGACAAAAGACGCTTGGACAGAGCGCACCAAACAAGGCATGGAAACAATGATTAAAAAATCCATCGAAGGCTACCAAGGCGAAAGCGGCCAAATGCCTGCAAAAGGTGGAAACGCCGAACTTACCGACGAGCAAGTTGGCAACGCTGTTGCTTACATGGTTGAAGCCAGCATCTAA
- a CDS encoding glycine zipper domain-containing protein, translating to MIDLESIFKKKEEDNDGVAKTIVTGMGIIGGSGGCSLIGAAFGFLAGPMGAVVGAIPGAVIGGLVGGFVGNKVGEQVDKNESKKRVAEQYQWLQPGEELIIEERIKK from the coding sequence ATGATTGATCTGGAAAGCATTTTCAAGAAAAAAGAAGAGGATAATGACGGGGTAGCAAAAACAATCGTGACTGGCATGGGAATTATTGGTGGTTCTGGTGGCTGCTCATTGATTGGTGCTGCTTTTGGCTTTTTAGCTGGCCCGATGGGCGCGGTGGTTGGCGCAATTCCTGGCGCGGTTATTGGCGGGCTTGTCGGCGGATTTGTGGGAAATAAAGTTGGTGAGCAAGTCGACAAAAATGAATCCAAAAAGCGTGTTGCCGAGCAATATCAATGGTTGCAGCCAGGTGAAGAACTCATCATTGAAGAGCGCATCAAAAAATAA